The Maniola hyperantus chromosome 27, iAphHyp1.2, whole genome shotgun sequence genome has a window encoding:
- the LOC117994535 gene encoding histone H4-like — protein sequence MTGRGKGVKGLGKGGAKRHRKVLRDNIQGITKPAIRRLARRGGVKRISGLIYEETRGVLKIFLENVIRDAVTYTEHAKRKTVTAMDVVYALKRQGRTLYGFGG from the coding sequence ATGACAGGACGCGGAAAAGGCGTTAAAGGCTTGGGCAAAGGAGGCGCAAAACGTCACAGAAAAGTCCTCAGAGACAACATCCAAGGCATTACCAAACCTGCAATACGGAGATTGGCCAGAAGAGGAGGTGTCAAGAGGATTTCAGGGTTAATTTATGAAGAAACTCgaggagttttgaaaatatttttggagAATGTAATCCGCGATGCAGTAACTTACACGGAGCATGCGAAAAGAAAAACTGTGACAGCCATGGACGTTGTCTATGCTCTGAAACGGCAAGGAAGAACTCTGTATGGATTCGGTGGatga
- the LOC117994738 gene encoding histone H3-like, with amino-acid sequence MARTKQTARKSTGGKAPRKQLATKAARKSAPATGGVKKPHRYRPGTVALREIRRYQKSTELLIRKLPFQRLVREIAQDFKTDLRFQSSAVMALQEASEAYLVGLFEDTNLCAIHAKRVTIMPKDIQLARRVRGERA; translated from the coding sequence atggcaCGAACAAAACAGACCGCGCGAAAATCTACAGGCGGCAAAGCGCCAAGGAAGCAATTAGCAACAAAAGCGGCTAGAAAAAGCGCACCAGCCACGGGTGGGGTCAAAAAGCCACACAGATACCGCCCGGGAACCGTCGCTTTACGTGAAATCCGAAGATATCAAAAAAGTACAGAGTTACTCATCAGAAAACTACCATTTCAAAGATTAGTTCGAGAAATAGCGCAAGATTTCAAAACGGATTTGAGATTTCAAAGTTCAGCTGTGATGGCGTTACAAGAGGCCAGCGAAGCATATTTAGTTGGACTGTTTGAGGATACAAACCTCTGTGCCATACACGCTAAGAGGGTCACGATCATGCCTAAAGATATTCAGCTGGCGAGGAGAGTGCGCGGTGAACGGGCTTGA